TTCATAgccttttgatattttcaaagcAAGAGAAGATGGGTTGGCATTTATTGAGTGGGTGGGTCTTTGATTATTTAATAagtgtcttcttcttttttttggcttctcacttttatattaatgatgataactccaaaaaaaaaaaatatatatatatatatatatatatatatatatatatatatataaagttctCAAAATGATATATTGAgttattagaaatataattttgtatattatataaaatagtaaaaaatagcggtaaacccgaaatggTACACCGATATTGACTAAtacccgaaatatatcgtatagtaggccaaaccggtacaacctccggtacggtattgacttccttgttTGGAACATCTAGAAAGATAACcagtttttttaaaagtaaactaTGTCCAAGTTTGTATCAAGTATGTCATTAGCATCTGCCAATGTACTTCTAATTTTGTTATGATATTCTTACAGTCAGATTCTATTTTAGGCTACCACTTAAGAATCCaatcaaaacccattaaaataccaaaaaacaGCAAAACCTATACCAAATCAAGTGATTGATATCCAAAAAACAACCCAAACCCATCAatattttgaaatctaaaatttggaaaaataacaaatcataaaagaatattCCTTGAGGCCGCAACACCACAGTCACGACGGCTCCTACATATTTTTAAGGCTTTAGCAAAACGTATGTGGCGGTGTATGTGGCAGGGTGGAGCTCCGGTGCTAAAAGGAGAGGAGGAGATgagatttggggtttttgagtttaaattggcCCATGACCAGAcccaatttaaactcaaaaatCTAATACTGAATAGAAGCCTACAAAATAAAAGGTTCAGTAAAAATTTATGTCTAGTAGGTCCTGAAGTTTCAATGCATTCACTTAAGTTTGGTTCTAGCAATCCCACATTTGACAGCAAGAAATAACGGGGAAAATGGCTAAATACCACTCTTTTAGAACTCGATATTGCTAAATTCGAGTTCTATGTTGAACTTGACATCACTAATATTGAGTTTCATGGGTGTTTCATCATGGTGGCAATCTTTGATGTGGctttgctaaataaaaaaaggccaTGGGGAACTCAATATTAGTAATATTGAGTTCAGTTGCACAACATACTCATCAAAACAGAGGAGTACTTCAAACCCCGAACACAAAACTACCATACACcataaaaccctaaaaattaaaatagtatgCGAAAACAAGAAAGttcaaaaatatcataattaagTGCccatgatgaagaaaaaaattcacataaaaatatcaattccTTAAATTCTAGATTGGTTTATcgtatatattaaatttaaatacaaacaTATGACCATTTAGATGCTATTGCAGCAAAACAGCAAGATCTTATTCCTAAAGCTAAACCATAAACAAACAAGCATACACGATCCCTGTTGAAATGACTTGAATTTGCATGTTCGTGGATTAACATTTCTTGCAAGCATTAAATGCTATTTTGTATGAATTGTCAAAGAAAATGGCTAGGAGCAAGACCAACCTGAACTGTATTCTTGCATAGCCGAAATCTTTGACTCCATAAGCAATAAATGGATGCATAGAAAGTATGACTTGATTAACAAAGTCAAAGATATGCAATTCACCCTTTAAGCTTGCATGAAGAATAGGTTTTTTCTCTATCCCTTAGGTTCGAAGgtttttttcccttcctttcTCTTTGGCTATAGAATTGCTTGTCCCTCCTGTTTTGGAGGCGCTTGTGTTCTCTCTTGAGGTAACAAGTTTATCTCAGAGTTAGTGGTTGTTTTTTGTGGGTTCCCTAGGATacactttttttgtttctcttttcttttctcctatctttttttctttcctcctttACCAGTCAATGGAGGAATTAACTAGCAGCTGGAACAATCTTTCTCTGAACGAGAGAGAAGGGTCTAAGTTTACTCTTCAGAACCAACACAGATCTGTGGAGTTTATTATTGCAACTAAGTTCCTAACGAAACGTGTGCTTAACATGGAGGTTGTAGCCAACACTTTCAGACCACTATGGAGATCTTCTGAGGGATTTAAGATGAGAAAACTTGACGATCACCTGGTCTTATTCACgtttaagaagaaagaagatctGGAGCAGGTCTTCCAAAGCGAACCTTGGTGTTTTGATAAACATCTGGTGGCTTTACGACATTACGATCAAGACGTCTCAATAAATAATCTCACATTTGATCGAGCTTCTTTCTGGGTTCAAGTTCATGATATTCCGATTAGATACATGTCTAGAGAAGTGGCCAAATCCATTTGCGACTCTGTTGGGGTTATTTGTCATTCTATTGGAGGGGTGGAGCAGGATGGTGGCAGTTTTATGCGGGTGAAGGTAACTTTGGACATCTCCCTTCCCCTATGTCGTGGTCGACTGATAACGCTGGAAAATGGAAATAAGCATTGGGTAAGTTTCAAATACGAACGTCTCCCCAATTTATGTTACTGGTGTGGGCAATTGGATCACAATGATAGGGACTGTCCACTATGGCTTCGAAGTAAAGGTTCCCTAACAGAGAATGACAAGCAATATAATCATACAATTAGAGCATCCCCTTATAGGTCCTATACTAAGCCCGTGGTTTTCATCCCTGGTTTTTACGAGAGTCATGATAAGCCTAGACTGTGTGGTGGAGGGACTGAGAACGTCCAGGCGTCGGTGAAGTTTCCAAGTTTCCCGCTGGTAACAGATTTAAATCCTACTACGGCAAGGGATACACATGAGGTAACCATTAATGATGATGTGAGTCTAGCTGCTTCGATTTCGCGCTTTGACGGTGACTTAACGACTGACTCACAGCATAAAGCTGTGTTTCCCTTTTCACCTGCCGTCATCCACCATTCTAGCGTAACTTTTGATTGGCCAGATGTTGGTGGATCTTCGTTGGGGGACGCGGAACCTGTTCCAAAGATCTCCAATCCGGAAAATCTGCCTAAAAACTCAGGTACTTTTGTTGACGGTGACCCCTTCCTTGCTAAGCTCAAGGAAATTGATCGTGACATCCAAAAGTTTGATCATGTGCCTGGCAAGAATCCTGGAGACTTGACAGCATCAGTTTCTAGCTTAAAGAGGCTTGGGGTTGCTCGAGATAAGGCTGAAGAAAAGGTGGACTGTCCTCTCCCTTTTGGGCCTCAAGTTAATGAGCCCATTCTCCCTAAATCGGTTACTAAACTCTCCAGTAGCAGGCCCCCTCTTCAGGACTTATCTAACTTAAATGTGCTGCCTGTTAAACTTAAGCCCAAACAAGTTAACAAACAACTTAGGCCCACATCCTCCTCTCACATTTCCCCTTCATCTAgggttaaaaagaaaagagaacacTCCCCAGTTGACATATCCGACTCCCCTGTTCTGAAAAAAAGAAGCGTGAGTTCAAATGGGTCCTCCTTCTCAAATGTTCCATCGACGGTGGCTGTACCCCAGCACCGTCATTCACCATGAATTGTTTAAGCTGAAACTTTCGTGGGCTTGGCAACCTCCAGCGTGTTCACGAGCTTTTAGGTTTGGTGAAAGCAAAAGGACCCAAAATTCTGTTCTTGAtggagacgaagaagaagaagagttatTTGGAACGTCTGAGGTGCCGTATAGGCtttgataatatatttatagTTCCTCGAAGAAATTTGAGTGGGGTTTGGCGCTTCTCTAGTCAAATGACATTGATCTCCATATTAGGACTTTCTCTCTTCACAATATCAATGCGGTGGTGTATCCAAGAATTGACGACGCTTGGCGCTTCACGGGGTTTTACGAAGCTCCTGAAGTTGCTAACTGGGAAGATTCTTGGTCACTTCTCCGCCACTTGAGTTCTCAACTTGATTTGCCATGGGTATGTATTGGTGACTTTAATGAGATCACACGTTTGGGTGAAAAATCGGGTGGTCTGATCAGACCGGAGAGTCAGATGCAAAGCTTCAGGGAGTGCTTGGATTTCTGTGCTCTAAAGGACTTGGGTTTCTCTGGGCTACCTTACACATGGAGTATTCGCCACTTTGACGGTCCGATTGTGTGGGTGAGGCTGGACCAAGCTTTGGCCTCCTCTGACTGGTTTCAGAAATATCCAACGGCCCGTTTGCATCATCTACCAGGTTTTTCTTCTGACCATAAACCCATTGGGCTATGTACCGATGATGTTAGTAGCCAGTTTTATAGACAATTGAGGCCTTTCAGATTTGAGGCAATGTGGGTAACGGATGAAAGATGTGAGCAAGTGGTTCATTCTGCATGGGATATGGGCTCAGAATTTGATCCTATGAGTAGTGTTTTGGCGAAGGTCGGTCATTGTCAAGAGTAGTTGACTACATGGAATAAAAAGGTCTTTGATAATGTCTGTTGGAAATTAGCCAAAGTTAGAAAGGATTTGGAGAAAGCTGAGGCCAGCTCAACGGCAGGGGAGGGGAGTGGTAGGCTTACAATGTTAAATGAGGAGCTTCAGAATCTTATGAGTTTGGAAGAACGTATGTGGAGTCAACGATCTAAGTCAGATTGGCTGCGTTATGGGGATCAAAACactaaatattttcattatagAGCCTCTAAGAGGAATAagagaaattacatttttggCATTGAGAATGCAGGTGGCATCTTGACTGAAGATGAGTCTCAAATTGGGGATATTTTGCGTAGATTTTACTCTAATATGTTTTCCTCGGATAACCCCTCTGTTTTTGATCCTGTCCTATCTGGTGTGGATTCAAGAGTGACCGAAGACATGAACACTGACTTGGTGAGACCCTTTGAACTTAGTGAAATATACGTAGCTTTGCATCAAATGGATTCGAATACATCTCCAGGTCCTGATGGTTTTCCACctctattttacaaaaaattctgGAATAAAGTGGGTGGTGAGGTCTCAAAAGCCGTTCTGTCAGTCTTAAACTCAGGTAACATCCCTAATAAGCTTAATCATACCTTTTTAACTTTAATCCCAAAAATCCATAGTCCACGGAAAGTTTCTGACTTCAGACCAATTAGTTTAAGTAATGTCTTGTATAAGATAATTGCTAAGGTGTTGGCTAACCGTTTAAAACCTTTGCTTCCCCATCTGATTTTTGAGACTCAGGGGGTGTTCCTGTCAGAAAGAATTATTACTGATAACATTTTGATTGCTCATGAGAACCTGCattatctaaaacaaaaaagaacagGAAAATTAGGCTATATGGCGCTGAAGCTCGATATGAGTAAGGCATATGATCGAGTGGAGTGGGTCTTTTGGGAGAAAATCATGTTAAAAATGGGTTTCTGTCAAAAATGGGTGGCTTTGGTGTCGATGTGTATCAAATCAGTCACTTATTCAATATTACTAAACGGGCAGCCCCATGGTCTCATCACTCCATCTCGTGGGCTTCGCCAAGGTGATCCCTTCTCGCCTTACCTGTTCCTAATGGTCACTGAAGGTTTGCATGCTTTATTGAGAAAGGCGGAAGAGAATGGAAATATCAAGGGGGTCTCACTGTGTGTAGCTGGCCCCCGAGTGTCTCACCTCTTATTCCCAGATGATAGTTTGGTGTTTTGCAGAGCAACTATTGTAGAGTGTGTCCAAATTCAATCCCTGTTGTTTATGTATGAGCAAGCCTCAGGTCAAAGCATTAATAGAGGAAAAaccagtatttttttttagctcaaaCACTCCTCGCAATCTTCGAAATGCCATCTCTGTGTTTCTGGGTGTTCTGGTGTCTCACAACTATGAGCATTATTTGGGCCTTCCATCTCTTATtggaagggggaaaaaagagcTTTTAGTCTCATCAAAGAGAGAATTTGGAAAAAGCTAAAGGGTTGGAAGGAGAAACTCCTATCCCAAGCCGGCCAGGAGATCCTTATTAAGGCAGTGATTCAAGCGATTCCCACCTACGCCATGTCTTGCTTCAAGCTCCCTAAAGGATTGATCAAAGAAATTAAGACTTTAGTTAGAAAATTCTGGTGGGGGTATAGAGGGGAGTAGTAGAAAATCCATTGGGTGTGTTGGGAGAAGATGTGTCGTCCCAAGAACGAAGGAGGATTGGGTTTTCGTGATCTATCCATCTTCAATGATTCTCTCTTAGCGAAGCAGGTTTGGCGGCTCCAAACTTGTGAAAATTCCCTATTTTATAAAGTGTTCAAAGCTAAGTTCTTCCCGAGCTGTTCCATCATGGACTGTACCTCCTCAAATAAGGGCTCATATGCTTGGAAAAGCATCCTTCAATCTCAACATGTCGTTGGCGTGGGAGCAGTTTGGAGAATTGGCGATGGACAATTTGTTCAGATTAGAAAGGATAAATGGTTCCCCTCTCTGCCTGCAGCAAGGTCTATTTCTCCTCCTATTCTACTCCCTCCTACATCAACGGTGAGCGATCTCATTGATTCTGGCTCCAATTCCTGGAAAGCAGATTTAATAAGGCATGAATTTCCTCCTCATGAGGAAAATCTGATTTTGGGAATTCCTCTAAGTGACCGTAGCATCCCTAACAACTTGGTTTGGCTCTCATCCACAAATGGCTTTTATACTACTCGAAGTGCTTACAGACTTGTTGTTGGGGTGACTAGAAGCTTGCAACCCAGCAGCTCCTCACAAACTAATAATCATGTTTTATGGACTGGTATTTGGAAGCTTCTAGTCCCTCACCGGGTTAAACTTTTTCTCTGGCGTGCATCCTTTAATGCTTTACCTACCATGTGTAATCTGTTGAGATGCAAGGTGGTTTCTTTTCCTACCTGCTCTAGTTGTCAATGTGCAAGTGAGGACACAATTCATGCCCTGTGGTACTGTACTTCTTTGTTGGGTATTTGGAAGGAAGATACCATGTTGATGAAGTTGTTCCGGTATAAATTTTGTGGCTTTGATGGTTTGATGGGTATGGTTTTCACCATGAGGGACCAAATTAATATTGAGCTATTAGCACTGATGTTCTGGTTCATTTGGTGTGATAGAAATGCTGGTAGGCTTAAAGAGCAGAGAGTTGAGCTGCATCGAATCAGGGACAAAGCAAAGGACCTGCTGTCAGACTTCCTAGATGCCAATATCTGTCAAACCCAAGCTGCTATGCCCAATATTAGACCAATGTGTTGGTCTCCTCCTGTTATGCATCAATCCAAAATCAATTTTGATGCCGCTCTTTTCAAAGATTTAGGTTCTGCAGGTTTTGGAATTGTGGTCCAAAACTCTTCTGGTGTAGTTAGTGGGGCTTTGTCTCAACGagtccctctccctctctctgcaGCCATGGTTGAAGCGTTGGCTTGTCGAAGGGCTATGGAGTTTGCAAAAGAAGTTGCTGTTTTTTACTGTATTTTCAAAGGTGATGCTGAGGCCCTTATTAAAGCCATTTGTAATGAAGATGTTAGTAATCCTGAGTATGGTCATGTCATTGAGGATATTATTGTATTAGCTAGGGACTTTCACTTTAGTTCTTTCACCCATGTCAAAAGATTAGGCAATCAAGTTTCCCACCATTAGCTAGACAATTTAAGTTCGGCTGTGAGCTACAGGTCTGGTTTGATACCGCTCCTGAAGATATAGCTGCCCTAGTTTTCCATGATGCTTTGTAAGTCTATTTTTCATTGAATGAAGTTTATGCCTTTCAGGTGGTtatctcaacaacaacaacaacaacaacaacaacaacaacaacaacaacaacaaaaaatcttgCATGAAGAAATACTACGCTCATGCATTAAATGATGCAGGGATTGCTTGGGCACTATTGTTGACTTGCTTCCACAATAGAAGACGCTCATGTGTTGAAACTACTTGTATTTCGACTGAAGGTTGGCTATAAATAGAGGTGGAGCAAATGAGAACAACATAGGTGTGTGAGCAAGAAATAGTTCATGCTTAAAATAGAAAGTGTCTTGCAATTTGTCTAAATACAATAGTGTGTTCTCTATTTATTTGTGAGAGAACCAAGGGTGTATTTAGGGTTTGAGTTTGTGTGAAAGTGTCTTCAAGTTGTTGTTGTAATCTCCACAGTTATAGTGAAATTTATTCTGTCGTCTCCCGTGGACGTAAGCatattgccgaaccacgtaaattccttgtgtcatattttcttctctcttattTTAACCTTGTGTTAAAGTCGGATTTTTTCACCCAATTGTCACAACAACTGGTGTCAGAGCTCCAGGTTGATTTATTCAATGGAGATCAACGCTTCCATTGCCAAGATAGACGTAGTTAAGTTCAATGGAACTGGTAACTTCGGTTTATGGCAAAGAAGGGTGAAAAATCTGTTGGTACAACAAGGTTTGGTGAAGGCTTTGTAAGGGAAAGCAAAGAAACCAAAGACGATGACAGATGATGAATGGGAAGAACTCAATATGAAGGCGGTCAGTACAATTCGACTATGTCTAGCAGACGAGCTTATGTACGATGCCATGGACGAGGTGTGTACTGCGGCTATATGGTTGAAGTTGGAGAGTCGGTATATGTCCAAGTCCCTCACAAATAAACTTAATCTTAAGCGAAAGTTGTATGAGCTTAAGATGGCAGAGGGAACAAATTTGGCTTAACACGTCCACACgttcaaaaaaattatcagtGACTTGTTGCGGATCGATATAAAATTCGATGATGAAAACAAGGCGATGTTGCTTTTGTCCTCCCTCCCGGCGTCCTACGAACACTTGGTTACAACCCTGCTTTGGGGGAAAGAGACTCTGGAATTTGAAGAGATCTCAAGAGCCTTGTTGGATCACTACCAACGGAAGCAGAATTTGGGTGAAAATTCTGGTGAAGGGCTTATGGTAAGAGGTAATCAAGAACGTGAAAGGAAGAAGGACAGAGATAACAGTTCTACTAGGGGCTATAGCAGATCCAAATCTAAAAGCAAGACAGTGAAGTGCTATAAATGCCCAAAGAAGGGGCATTTTAAGCGAGACTGCCCAGAGTGGAAAAGAGACAAGGACAAAGACAAAGAAAGGTCATCAAGATCTGCAAATGTTGTGGTAGCAGATTCAAATTCAGATGGAGATATGCTTTCTGTTTGATCCAGTGCCAACAAGCTAATCGATTCTTGGATTCTAGATTCAACATGTTCTTTCCACGTGACTCCTCACAGAGATTGGTTCGACACTTACAAATCGGTTAATCGTGGTTCTGTTCTAATTGGAATAGGAACAATTAAGATAAAGATGTTCGATAATGTGGTGAGGACATTAGGAGAGGTAGGACATGTTCCAGAGGTGAAAAAGAATTGGATTTCATTGGGAACCCTAGACTCTAATGGCTATTGCTATAAGTCTGAGAATGGGTTAATGAAAGTGTCAAAGGGCGTTATGGTTGTGATGAAGGGGCAAAAAGTAGAAGGTAATATCTACAAGCTATTCAACAATACTATTGTAGGTGGAGCTGCTGCAGTGACTGAATCTGAGCAAGATGATACACTCTTGTGGCATATGCGACTAGGGCATATGAATGAGCGTGGTATGAAAGAATTGCATAAGAGAAATCTGTTGGCTGGAGTTAA
The sequence above is drawn from the Castanea sativa cultivar Marrone di Chiusa Pesio chromosome 5, ASM4071231v1 genome and encodes:
- the LOC142634918 gene encoding uncharacterized protein LOC142634918; translation: MEELTSSWNNLSLNEREGSKFTLQNQHRSVEFIIATKFLTKRVLNMEVVANTFRPLWRSSEGFKMRKLDDHLVLFTFKKKEDLEQVFQSEPWCFDKHLVALRHYDQDVSINNLTFDRASFWVQVHDIPIRYMSREVAKSICDSVGVICHSIGGVEQDGGSFMRVKVTLDISLPLCRGRLITLENGNKHWVSFKYERLPNLCYWCGQLDHNDRDCPLWLRSKGSLTENDKQYNHTIRASPYRSYTKPVVFIPGFYESHDKPRLCGGGTENVQASVKFPSFPLVTDLNPTTARDTHEVTINDDVSLAASISRFDGDLTTDSQHKAVFPFSPAVIHHSSVTFDWPDVGGSSLGDAEPVPKISNPENLPKNSGTFVDGDPFLAKLKEIDRDIQKFDHVPGKNPGDLTASVSSLKRLGVARDKAEEKVDCPLPFGPQVNEPILPKSVTKLSSSRPPLQDLSNLNVLPVKLKPKQVNKQLRPTSSSHISPSSRVKKKREHSPVDISDSPVLKKRSRVHELLGLVKAKGPKILFLMETKKKKSYLERLRTFSLHNINAVVYPRIDDAWRFTGFYEAPEVANWEDSWSLLRHLSSQLDLPWVCIGDFNEITRLGEKSGGLIRPESQMQSFRECLDFCALKDLGFSGLPYTWSIRHFDGPIVWVRLDQALASSDWFQKYPTARLHHLPGFSSDHKPIGLCTDDVSSQFYRQLRPFRFEAMWVTDERCEQVVHSAWDMGSEFDPMTKVRKDLEKAEASSTAGEGSGRLTMLNEELQNLMSLEERMWSQRSKSDWLRYGDQNTKYFHYRASKRNKRNYIFGIENAGGILTEDESQIGDILRRFYSNMFSSDNPSVFDPVLSGVDSRVTEDMNTDLVRPFELSEIYVALHQMDSNTSPGPDGFPPLFYKKFWNKVGGEVSKAVLSVLNSGNIPNKLNHTFLTLIPKIHSPRKVSDFRPISLSNVLYKIIAKVLANRLKPLLPHLIFETQGVFLSERIITDNILIAHENLHYLKQKRTGKLGYMALKLDMSKAYDRVEWVFWEKIMLKMGFCQKWVALVSMCIKSVTYSILLNGQPHGLITPSRGLRQGDPFSPYLFLMVTEGLHALLRKAEENGNIKGVSLCVAGPRVSHLLFPDDSLVFCRATIVECVQIQSLLFMYEQASGQSINRGKTSIFF